In the genome of Candidatus Omnitrophota bacterium, one region contains:
- a CDS encoding malate dehydrogenase, giving the protein MKISIIGAGNVGGTAALRLAQENIGDIFLFDIAENLARAKAYDLADARQALGMDYHVTGTSDFEQLKNSDIVVITAGLARKPGMTREDLASKNASILKQVCHNIRQYCQRAVVVVVTNPLDLMTRVCINSLNFKKTSVLGMGLTLDASRFANLIAEQFNVPVSKVVPCVIGSHGEGMMPLARFTFVNGTCLKQLLPEEEVNQLISRTIGRGAEIVSLYGTGSAYYAPSAAIAELVKAIAQDKRCVLGVSCYLNGQYGVKDVCAGLPCVIGKNGIEEIVQLDLDQNEKESFLKACQGIKEQFSRIQ; this is encoded by the coding sequence ATGAAGATCTCTATTATCGGCGCTGGTAACGTTGGCGGCACCGCAGCTCTTCGCTTAGCGCAAGAAAATATCGGCGATATTTTCTTGTTTGATATCGCCGAGAACTTAGCCCGCGCCAAGGCCTATGATTTAGCTGACGCGCGGCAGGCCTTGGGCATGGATTATCATGTTACCGGCACATCTGATTTTGAACAGCTTAAGAATTCTGATATCGTGGTTATTACTGCAGGCCTTGCGCGCAAACCCGGGATGACCCGTGAGGACCTAGCCAGTAAAAACGCTTCTATTTTAAAACAAGTTTGCCATAATATCCGTCAGTATTGCCAGCGCGCGGTTGTTGTAGTGGTGACTAATCCATTGGATTTAATGACCCGTGTTTGCATAAATTCGCTTAATTTTAAAAAAACAAGTGTGTTAGGCATGGGGTTAACTTTGGATGCTTCGCGTTTTGCAAATCTAATCGCCGAGCAATTTAATGTCCCGGTGTCCAAGGTTGTGCCTTGTGTTATCGGAAGCCACGGTGAGGGCATGATGCCGTTAGCAAGATTTACTTTTGTTAACGGCACCTGCCTGAAGCAACTGCTTCCTGAAGAGGAAGTAAACCAGCTTATCAGCCGTACCATTGGCCGCGGGGCAGAGATTGTTTCTTTGTATGGTACGGGAAGCGCTTATTACGCTCCCTCGGCGGCGATAGCAGAGTTGGTCAAGGCTATAGCGCAGGATAAAAGATGCGTTTTGGGAGTATCTTGTTATCTTAACGGGCAGTATGGGGTAAAGGATGTTTGCGCAGGGCTGCCTTGTGTTATCGGCAAGAATGGCATTGAAGAGATTGTTCAGCTTGATCTTGATCAGAATGAAAAAGAATCTTTCCTTAAGGCTTGTCAGGGCATAAAAGAGCAGTTTTCTAGAATTCAATAA
- the rpsM gene encoding 30S ribosomal protein S13 gives MPRILGVDLPKEKRIDVSLTYLYGVGKYVAGLLLKDANIPPEKRAKDLTEEEVGRLLNAIQKSKYKVEGDLRRDISQDIKRLMDIGSWRGLRHKRGLPVRGQRTRTNARTRKGPRKGGLAVIKKPDAAPAKK, from the coding sequence ATGCCGAGAATTTTAGGTGTAGACCTTCCAAAAGAAAAAAGGATTGATGTGTCGCTGACTTATTTATACGGCGTGGGCAAATATGTGGCAGGTCTTTTGCTGAAAGATGCCAATATCCCCCCTGAGAAAAGGGCCAAAGATTTGACTGAAGAAGAGGTTGGCCGTTTATTAAACGCCATTCAGAAAAGTAAATACAAGGTGGAAGGTGATTTACGCCGGGATATTTCACAGGACATCAAACGCTTAATGGATATCGGTTCGTGGAGAGGTTTAAGGCACAAAAGAGGGCTTCCGGTGCGCGGGCAAAGAACCCGCACTAATGCCCGCACAAGAAAAGGCCCGCGCAAAGGCGGATTGGCAGTAATCAAGAAGCCAGACGCGGCGCCAGCTAAGAAATAA
- the rpsK gene encoding 30S ribosomal protein S11, with protein sequence MANKEKVKKKKLAKGITTGTAHIQASFNNTIISITDKQGNVLVWSTPGIVGYGGSKKATPFAAQVAAADAAKKAKEIGLKEVDVCVKGPGFGRESAIRAIQASGLVVTCIKDTTPIPHNGCRPKKKRRI encoded by the coding sequence ATGGCCAATAAAGAAAAGGTCAAGAAGAAGAAACTTGCCAAAGGCATCACAACCGGTACCGCGCACATTCAGGCAAGTTTTAACAATACCATAATTTCCATTACCGATAAACAGGGTAATGTTTTGGTTTGGTCAACCCCCGGCATCGTCGGTTACGGCGGGTCAAAAAAGGCTACTCCTTTTGCCGCTCAAGTTGCCGCCGCTGACGCGGCCAAAAAGGCCAAAGAAATCGGCCTTAAGGAAGTTGACGTTTGCGTCAAGGGTCCGGGATTCGGAAGGGAATCAGCCATCCGCGCTATTCAGGCTTCGGGATTGGTTGTTACTTGTATTAAGGATACAACTCCTATTCCGCACAACGGATGCCGTCCGAAAAAGAAAAGGAGAATATAA
- a CDS encoding 3-isopropylmalate dehydratase small subunit: MRLEGKAIKLGDDINTDFIISGRYKFAITDMKELAKHIMEDIDPAFPSKITPGQSILVAGRNFGMGSSREQAPLVIKESGIIAVVAKSFARIFYRNAFNIGLALVELDTDKIKEGDALDIDLDKGAARNVSSGVDFKISPLPEFMQALLREGGVVNYVKKYGELEI, translated from the coding sequence TTGCGTTTAGAAGGAAAGGCCATAAAGTTAGGCGATGATATCAACACGGATTTTATTATTTCCGGCCGCTACAAATTCGCCATTACCGATATGAAAGAATTGGCCAAGCATATTATGGAAGATATCGACCCAGCATTCCCATCCAAGATTACGCCCGGTCAATCTATCCTGGTTGCTGGAAGAAATTTCGGCATGGGCTCATCGCGCGAGCAGGCGCCATTGGTAATAAAAGAATCCGGAATAATTGCTGTGGTTGCTAAATCTTTTGCCAGGATATTTTATCGTAACGCTTTTAATATAGGATTAGCCCTGGTGGAATTGGATACTGATAAAATAAAAGAAGGCGACGCCTTAGATATTGATTTAGATAAAGGCGCTGCCAGGAATGTTTCATCCGGCGTTGATTTTAAAATCTCCCCCTTGCCGGAATTCATGCAAGCTCTTTTACGCGAAGGCGGAGTGGTAAATTACGTTAAAAAGTATGGCGAGTTAGAAATTTAG
- the rpsD gene encoding 30S ribosomal protein S4 produces MARYTEAVCRLCRRSSEKLFLKGNKCFSEKCTLTKRAFPPGDHGQNRLKLSNYGTQMKEKQKVKWMYGMMEGQFRRYFQIASHTKGVTGRVLLQLLERRLDNVIFRLGLASSRPQARQVVRHNAVYVNSKRVNIPSYLVEQDDVIEIKVKEGFQKGIKDTLELNKNRSVPTWLDFDASSLKAKVNRLPEKNDIPATIQEQLIVELYSK; encoded by the coding sequence ATGGCTCGTTATACAGAGGCAGTCTGCCGTTTATGCCGTAGAAGTTCCGAGAAGCTTTTCTTAAAAGGCAATAAGTGTTTTTCAGAAAAATGCACGCTTACTAAAAGGGCTTTTCCCCCGGGAGACCACGGGCAGAATAGGCTGAAGCTTTCCAATTACGGCACACAGATGAAGGAAAAGCAAAAAGTCAAATGGATGTATGGGATGATGGAAGGGCAGTTCCGCCGTTATTTCCAGATTGCCTCGCATACTAAAGGCGTTACCGGCCGCGTTCTTTTGCAATTGCTGGAGAGAAGGCTGGATAATGTTATTTTTCGTTTAGGCCTTGCTTCATCAAGGCCCCAGGCCCGTCAGGTCGTGCGTCATAACGCGGTATATGTGAATTCCAAAAGAGTGAATATTCCGTCTTATCTGGTGGAACAGGATGATGTGATTGAAATTAAGGTTAAGGAAGGTTTCCAGAAAGGCATCAAAGATACCCTTGAGCTTAATAAAAACAGAAGCGTCCCCACATGGCTTGATTTTGATGCCAGCAGTCTTAAGGCAAAAGTTAACCGGCTTCCGGAGAAAAACGATATTCCAGCAACAATACAGGAACAGTTGATCGTAGAATTATATTCCAAATAA
- a CDS encoding DNA-directed RNA polymerase subunit alpha, with protein sequence MGIKWRDFQLPNRLECDEATYTNTYGKFSAAPFERGYGVTLGNSLRRVLLSSIEGSAVTSIRINGVQHEFSTIPSVMEDTTEIVLNLKNLIINSHSKIPKTIYIRKDSKGVIKARDIESDETVEIINPELHIATLTKDAKFQMEMEVARGRGYMPAEMNKKEDHPVGTIAIDSIFSPVRKVNYSIENTRVGQRTDYDKLIIEIFTNGSITPKDALLYASNILQRHMDIFVNFGQLPEEDDEPEVEMSKEETAIYEKLRLPISELELSVRSSNCLREANIKIIADLVKRGEDEMLGFKNFGKKSLTEIKELLAGMGLSLGMQIDSKKLKKA encoded by the coding sequence ATGGGAATTAAATGGAGAGATTTTCAACTACCAAACCGTTTAGAGTGTGATGAAGCCACTTACACAAATACCTACGGAAAGTTTTCTGCCGCTCCTTTTGAAAGAGGATACGGAGTAACTCTTGGTAATTCTTTAAGAAGGGTGCTTTTGTCTTCCATAGAAGGAAGCGCGGTTACTTCTATAAGGATCAATGGGGTACAGCATGAATTTTCAACTATCCCGTCAGTAATGGAGGATACTACTGAAATAGTGCTGAACCTGAAGAACCTGATCATTAATTCTCATTCCAAGATACCGAAAACCATCTATATCCGCAAAGATTCCAAGGGCGTGATCAAGGCAAGGGATATTGAGTCGGATGAAACCGTGGAGATCATCAATCCGGAATTGCATATCGCCACCCTTACTAAAGACGCGAAATTCCAGATGGAGATGGAAGTTGCCCGCGGCAGGGGTTATATGCCGGCAGAGATGAACAAAAAGGAAGATCATCCCGTAGGGACAATCGCGATTGATTCTATTTTCAGCCCGGTCAGGAAAGTAAACTATTCCATTGAGAATACCCGCGTGGGGCAGAGGACGGATTACGATAAACTGATCATCGAGATTTTTACCAACGGATCAATTACTCCAAAAGATGCGCTTCTCTACGCCTCTAATATTTTACAGCGGCACATGGACATCTTTGTTAATTTCGGCCAGCTTCCCGAAGAGGATGATGAGCCAGAGGTAGAGATGAGCAAAGAGGAAACCGCCATTTATGAGAAACTGCGCCTTCCCATATCCGAGCTTGAATTGTCAGTAAGAAGCTCAAACTGCCTGCGTGAGGCCAATATCAAGATTATCGCGGACTTGGTCAAGCGCGGCGAAGATGAGATGTTAGGTTTTAAGAACTTCGGTAAAAAATCATTAACCGAGATCAAGGAACTTCTTGCAGGGATGGGCTTGAGTTTAGGTATGCAGATTGATTCCAAAAAATTAAAGAAGGCGTAA
- a CDS encoding four helix bundle protein: MENKGASFQSNYDIKNRTYAFSVSIVNFVSDLPKDNATHIISNQLLASATSVGANVIEAQASSSRKDFTNFLNHSLKSGNETKYWLCLLRDTGRAEYPKVSKLINEVTEINNILGKSIITLRNK, translated from the coding sequence ATGGAAAATAAAGGGGCAAGTTTTCAGAGTAATTATGATATAAAAAACAGGACCTACGCTTTCTCGGTTAGTATTGTTAATTTTGTTTCTGATTTACCAAAAGATAACGCAACTCACATTATTTCTAATCAATTGTTGGCTAGTGCTACAAGTGTAGGTGCTAATGTTATTGAAGCGCAAGCATCAAGTTCACGCAAAGATTTTACAAATTTCTTGAATCATTCTTTGAAATCAGGAAATGAGACAAAATATTGGCTATGTTTGTTACGGGATACTGGCAGAGCCGAATATCCTAAAGTCAGCAAGCTTATTAATGAAGTAACTGAAATTAATAATATACTTGGAAAAAGCATTATTACTTTACGTAATAAGTAG
- a CDS encoding type IV pilus twitching motility protein PilT: MEIRDLLLQCIETKSSDLHLTENEPPLLRIDGRINRTKSSILGRDDLKKMIYSILTSAQKEVFERDLELDLSLALPGLDRFRVNVHLQKGSVEAAFRRVPLDIPSIQDLGLPPIVFDLARKPNGLFLVTGPTGVGKTTTLAAIIDLINSERECLMMTIEDPIEFIHANKKSVIKQREVYADTRSFAEALKHTLRQDPNVIVVGEMRDLETISTTLTAAETGHLVLATLHTPDAPQTIQRIIDVFPPHQQQQVKLQLADCLQGVVSQLLLPKADGHGRVLATEIMVATAGIRNLIREQEVEQVPTLIQTGSQFGMKTMDKCLKELFQQGLISLDTAMSKVKNVEEFKHL; this comes from the coding sequence ATGGAAATTAGGGATCTTTTATTGCAGTGTATTGAAACCAAATCATCAGATCTGCACTTGACTGAAAATGAGCCTCCGCTTTTACGTATTGACGGACGCATCAATCGCACCAAAAGTAGTATTCTGGGCAGAGACGATCTTAAGAAAATGATCTATAGTATTTTGACCAGCGCCCAGAAAGAAGTGTTTGAGCGCGACCTGGAGCTGGATTTATCATTGGCGCTTCCCGGATTAGACAGGTTCCGGGTGAATGTGCATTTGCAGAAGGGTTCTGTGGAAGCAGCCTTTCGCCGTGTGCCTCTGGATATCCCCAGTATTCAGGATTTGGGCCTGCCGCCAATAGTTTTTGATCTGGCGCGCAAACCCAACGGTTTATTTTTAGTTACCGGGCCAACCGGAGTAGGTAAGACCACAACTTTAGCCGCGATAATTGATTTGATCAATTCCGAGCGCGAATGTTTGATGATGACCATAGAAGACCCGATAGAATTTATCCACGCGAATAAGAAAAGCGTGATCAAGCAGAGGGAAGTTTACGCGGATACGCGTTCTTTTGCCGAAGCGCTTAAGCATACATTGCGCCAGGACCCTAATGTTATTGTGGTTGGCGAAATGCGCGATCTGGAAACTATCTCTACAACTTTGACTGCCGCGGAAACAGGGCACTTGGTATTGGCAACTTTACATACCCCTGATGCTCCGCAGACCATTCAAAGAATTATAGACGTATTCCCTCCGCATCAACAGCAACAGGTTAAATTACAGCTTGCCGACTGTTTGCAAGGAGTTGTCTCGCAGTTATTGCTGCCCAAAGCTGACGGGCACGGAAGAGTGCTTGCCACAGAGATAATGGTTGCCACCGCTGGTATCCGTAATCTTATCCGCGAGCAGGAAGTTGAGCAGGTCCCGACACTTATTCAGACCGGGAGCCAATTCGGGATGAAGACCATGGATAAATGTCTGAAAGAATTATTCCAGCAGGGGCTTATTTCTTTGGACACTGCCATGTCTAAAGTCAAGAACGTGGAAGAATTCAAGCATCTTTAA
- a CDS encoding 3-isopropylmalate dehydratase large subunit: MPKTVAEKILSSHCGKDVKAGDFALCNIDFTFGQDGTSSIIIDRVRQMGLSELKTKFCMVIDHSAPSPSEGVSRVHKKMREFSSEFKAFLYDIGCGVCHQVIPESGEILPGDLVFGADSHTCTYGALGAFATGVGSTDLAIALATGKNWLKVPQTIKISVKGKFPKGVFAKDLILRIITDIGADGATYRAVEFCGSAIDSLSMDARFTICNMAVEMGAKAGFMPVDEKTVSWLKARLKGKRKIQKIAADPGAIYEKVLEYDVSRLKPQVSRPHTVDTALDITKFKNVKINQAFLGTCTNGRLEDLTVAAKILKGRKVSSGVRLIIAPSSRDVLEKALKEKVVDVFVKSGAIIVAPGCGPCVGTHNGVPADGEVVISTANRNFKGRMGNPAAFIYLGSAATVAASAVEGKIADCRKYL; the protein is encoded by the coding sequence ATGCCGAAGACTGTCGCCGAGAAAATATTATCCAGCCATTGCGGTAAAGACGTTAAGGCGGGTGATTTCGCGCTTTGCAATATTGATTTTACCTTTGGGCAGGATGGCACCTCTTCTATTATTATTGACCGGGTCAGGCAGATGGGTTTGTCTGAGTTAAAAACAAAGTTTTGCATGGTCATTGATCATAGCGCGCCATCTCCCAGCGAAGGGGTATCGCGCGTGCATAAAAAGATGCGCGAATTTTCCTCAGAATTTAAGGCCTTTCTTTATGATATAGGATGCGGTGTCTGCCATCAGGTGATTCCCGAATCAGGCGAAATTCTCCCCGGAGACCTGGTTTTCGGAGCGGATTCGCATACCTGCACCTATGGCGCTCTGGGGGCCTTTGCTACGGGTGTCGGTTCCACAGATTTGGCCATTGCCTTAGCTACGGGGAAAAACTGGCTTAAGGTTCCCCAAACCATAAAAATATCCGTAAAAGGGAAATTTCCAAAAGGCGTATTTGCAAAAGACCTGATTTTGCGTATAATAACAGATATAGGAGCTGACGGGGCTACTTATCGCGCGGTTGAATTCTGCGGCAGCGCCATTGACAGCTTAAGCATGGACGCCAGGTTTACCATTTGCAATATGGCAGTAGAGATGGGGGCTAAAGCAGGCTTTATGCCTGTGGATGAGAAAACTGTTTCCTGGCTTAAGGCAAGATTAAAAGGCAAAAGAAAAATCCAGAAGATTGCCGCCGACCCAGGGGCAATCTACGAAAAAGTTTTGGAATATGATGTTTCAAGATTGAAACCCCAAGTATCGCGTCCGCACACCGTGGACACGGCTTTAGATATCACTAAATTCAAGAACGTTAAAATTAACCAGGCATTTTTAGGCACATGCACAAACGGAAGATTAGAAGATTTAACAGTTGCCGCTAAGATTTTAAAAGGAAGAAAAGTTTCCAGCGGCGTGCGTTTGATAATCGCGCCAAGCTCAAGAGATGTTTTAGAAAAAGCTTTAAAAGAAAAAGTAGTGGATGTTTTTGTTAAATCAGGCGCGATCATCGTGGCGCCCGGTTGCGGGCCTTGCGTGGGTACTCACAATGGCGTGCCCGCAGACGGGGAAGTAGTCATCTCAACGGCAAACAGGAATTTTAAAGGGCGCATGGGAAATCCAGCTGCCTTTATTTATCTGGGGTCAGCGGCAACGGTAGCAGCTTCGGCGGTTGAAGGCAAGATCGCTGATTGCCGAAAATATTTATAG
- the rplQ gene encoding 50S ribosomal protein L17: protein MRHKKAKNRLNRFTSWRKATLKSMARNLFIYQTMTTTLAKAKAARPVVEKLITLAKEDTLSARRKAYAVLCDHALVKVLFDDIGKRFADRTGGYIRILHLGKRRGDNAQMAIFELTEIKKKEVKKVKKEKEQKAVEADKKHEQGQVIDTVAVQPPVKPKHEEKPVLEKKPQKKFLGGIKNIFKKERDSL, encoded by the coding sequence ATGAGACATAAGAAAGCAAAAAATAGGTTGAACCGTTTTACCAGCTGGAGAAAAGCCACTTTAAAAAGCATGGCGCGTAACCTTTTTATCTATCAGACCATGACTACAACTTTAGCCAAGGCAAAGGCAGCCCGGCCGGTCGTGGAAAAGCTGATCACGCTTGCTAAAGAAGATACTCTATCCGCAAGAAGAAAAGCTTACGCGGTACTTTGTGATCACGCGTTAGTGAAAGTGCTTTTTGATGATATCGGCAAGCGTTTTGCCGATAGGACCGGAGGATACATCCGTATTCTGCACCTTGGCAAGCGCCGCGGGGATAATGCCCAGATGGCCATCTTTGAGCTTACCGAAATCAAGAAGAAAGAAGTAAAAAAAGTCAAGAAAGAGAAAGAGCAAAAAGCTGTTGAAGCCGATAAGAAGCATGAACAAGGCCAGGTAATTGATACTGTTGCTGTTCAGCCACCCGTTAAGCCCAAACATGAGGAAAAGCCGGTATTGGAAAAGAAACCTCAAAAGAAATTCCTGGGCGGGATAAAGAATATATTTAAAAAAGAGCGCGATTCGCTATAA
- a CDS encoding four helix bundle protein: MLHQVAKSTVSKTAPYEKLKFYQDICQIRKLTYQITENIVRSHMRLASQMRDAARSAKQNLREGYRKGTLGEFIHSIKISQGSLAELSGDMEDCLEDGIIQKTDFDIFMKLYRSADYMSNRYLISLYKIEKEGTWRTFAKRSAK; this comes from the coding sequence ATGTTACATCAGGTTGCTAAAAGCACAGTATCAAAAACAGCGCCTTATGAAAAACTCAAGTTTTATCAGGATATTTGCCAGATTCGCAAGTTAACCTATCAAATAACAGAGAATATTGTTCGTTCACATATGCGTTTAGCTTCTCAGATGAGAGATGCCGCGCGTTCTGCTAAGCAAAATCTAAGAGAAGGATATCGCAAAGGCACATTAGGAGAATTTATACATAGCATAAAGATAAGTCAGGGGTCTTTAGCAGAGTTAAGTGGCGACATGGAAGATTGCTTGGAAGACGGTATTATTCAGAAAACTGATTTTGATATTTTTATGAAGCTTTATCGTAGTGCAGACTATATGTCAAATAGGTATTTAATTTCGTTATATAAGATAGAAAAAGAAGGCACATGGCGCACTTTCGCTAAGCGTAGTGCTAAATAG
- a CDS encoding pyridoxal phosphate-dependent aminotransferase yields the protein MRIDTRLAARMEKINPSSTLAITSAAKKLKSQGADVVTLAAGEPDFDTPDFIKQEAIRAIESGFTKYTPTTGIPELKSAICDKFKKDNNLEYAPEQIVVSCGAKHSIFNAIFVLAEEKDEVLIPVPYWVSYPEMARLAGGSVRFIPSLPENDFKLKPKEIEKYITSKAKVLILNSPSNPSGCVYTKEELKDIARVCVENKIFVISDEIYEKIIFDGASHSSIGSFGADIYNLTITVNGFSKSHSMTGWRVGYLGAPLDVANAISKLQDHTTSNVSSISQKAALAAVKADDKFSKEMCAQYQQRRDYCMSRLSGMKKISFVKPQGAFYIFCNISKSKMDSVTFAQKILNEEKVALIPGDGFGKDDCIRISFATSIEQLTKGLNRLEAFLNRI from the coding sequence ATGCGCATAGACACAAGATTAGCCGCTCGCATGGAGAAGATTAATCCTTCTTCAACCTTGGCGATCACTTCGGCTGCTAAGAAACTTAAAAGCCAGGGGGCTGATGTTGTGACATTGGCCGCTGGAGAACCGGATTTTGACACGCCGGATTTTATCAAGCAGGAGGCAATCCGCGCGATAGAATCCGGCTTTACCAAATATACTCCCACCACAGGCATCCCGGAATTAAAGTCCGCCATCTGCGATAAATTCAAAAAAGACAATAATCTAGAATATGCCCCTGAGCAAATAGTTGTTTCCTGCGGGGCAAAGCACAGTATCTTTAACGCTATTTTTGTTTTAGCCGAAGAAAAAGATGAAGTTCTAATACCTGTTCCTTATTGGGTCAGCTACCCGGAAATGGCCAGATTAGCTGGCGGCTCTGTGCGGTTTATTCCATCCTTACCGGAGAATGATTTTAAACTTAAGCCCAAGGAAATAGAAAAATATATTACTTCTAAGGCCAAGGTTTTGATTTTAAACAGCCCCTCTAATCCTTCGGGCTGCGTCTATACCAAAGAAGAGTTAAAAGATATCGCCCGCGTTTGCGTGGAGAATAAAATATTTGTTATCTCTGATGAAATATATGAAAAGATAATTTTTGACGGGGCCAGCCACTCTTCTATTGGTTCTTTTGGAGCTGATATATATAATCTTACCATCACCGTGAATGGATTTTCCAAAAGCCATTCCATGACCGGATGGCGCGTAGGGTATTTAGGAGCGCCCCTTGATGTGGCAAATGCCATTTCCAAACTGCAGGATCACACCACCTCCAATGTAAGTTCCATAAGCCAAAAAGCCGCCCTTGCCGCGGTTAAGGCCGACGATAAATTCTCAAAAGAAATGTGCGCTCAATATCAACAGCGCAGGGATTATTGTATGTCGCGTTTATCCGGCATGAAAAAAATAAGTTTTGTTAAGCCCCAGGGCGCCTTTTACATTTTCTGCAATATCTCTAAAAGCAAAATGGATTCTGTAACTTTTGCCCAGAAGATCCTTAACGAAGAAAAAGTAGCTTTGATCCCCGGAGACGGTTTTGGCAAAGACGACTGCATCCGCATTAGTTTTGCCACAAGTATTGAACAACTAACCAAAGGGCTTAACCGGCTTGAGGCTTTCTTAAACCGAATATAA
- a CDS encoding isocitrate/isopropylmalate dehydrogenase family protein, with product MPYTITLIPGDGIGPEVARAAQACIDATGVKISWDQAQAGQDALEQCGELLPEATLSSIKKNKIALKGPITTPIGKGFRSVNVAIRQALDLYACVRPAKSYPGVKSLYKDINLVIVRENSEDLYAGIEFEQGKPETEELIKKIDSYSVKKIRPDSGISIKPISLYAAERIVKFAFEYALANNRKKVTCVTKANIMKYTDGLFLAAAKGVAQSYEGRVLFEEALVDNMAMQLVQRPHYYDVLVLPNLYGDILSDLCAGLIGGLGIAPGANIGEKIAVFEAVHGSAPKYAGLNKVNPSAMILSGVLMLRHLGENEAANRLEHALSAVLKEGRFVTYDLKPHRDDPSAVGTKQMAEAVIRKLHEVT from the coding sequence ATGCCCTACACCATTACTCTTATCCCAGGCGACGGAATTGGCCCGGAAGTAGCCAGGGCCGCGCAAGCTTGTATTGACGCAACCGGTGTTAAGATAAGCTGGGATCAGGCGCAAGCCGGCCAAGACGCCTTAGAGCAATGCGGGGAACTTCTTCCTGAAGCCACCCTTTCATCTATCAAAAAAAATAAAATTGCATTAAAAGGTCCGATCACCACTCCTATTGGAAAAGGTTTCCGCTCGGTGAATGTGGCTATTCGTCAGGCTTTGGATCTTTACGCCTGCGTGCGTCCGGCAAAATCGTATCCGGGGGTAAAAAGCCTGTATAAAGATATCAATCTGGTGATTGTGCGCGAGAACAGCGAAGACCTTTACGCCGGTATTGAATTTGAGCAGGGCAAGCCCGAGACCGAAGAGCTTATCAAAAAAATAGATTCCTATAGTGTTAAGAAAATCCGCCCTGATTCAGGCATTTCCATTAAACCCATTTCGCTTTATGCCGCCGAAAGGATCGTAAAGTTTGCTTTTGAATACGCCTTGGCAAATAACCGCAAGAAAGTCACCTGTGTGACTAAAGCCAATATCATGAAATATACCGACGGGCTTTTTCTGGCGGCGGCAAAGGGGGTTGCTCAAAGCTATGAAGGCAGGGTATTATTTGAAGAGGCCCTGGTGGATAATATGGCAATGCAGCTTGTGCAAAGGCCGCACTATTATGATGTGCTGGTGCTTCCTAATCTTTATGGGGATATTCTTTCGGATCTTTGCGCTGGATTAATCGGAGGTTTAGGAATTGCTCCGGGAGCCAATATCGGAGAAAAGATAGCGGTATTTGAGGCAGTGCACGGCTCTGCTCCTAAATACGCTGGTTTGAATAAAGTCAACCCTAGCGCGATGATCTTGTCCGGGGTTTTGATGTTGCGCCATCTTGGAGAAAATGAAGCTGCCAACCGCTTGGAACACGCCTTAAGCGCAGTACTTAAAGAAGGCAGATTTGTTACCTATGATTTAAAACCGCATCGCGATGACCCTTCGGCAGTGGGCACAAAACAAATGGCAGAAGCGGTAATAAGAAAGTTACATGAGGTTACGTGA